A DNA window from Luteolibacter luteus contains the following coding sequences:
- a CDS encoding MIP/aquaporin family protein yields the protein MRKALAEFLGTFAIVFAGTGAIVIDQASGGMIGHPGIALVFGLVVLAMVYTFGDISGAHLNPAVTLAFAASGRFAWRGTPGYIGAQLAGAFAASGVLRLLFPGSASLGATLPAGSAGQSFVLELILTALLMLVILNVSSGAKEKGITAGIVVGSVIAFEAMFAGPISGASMNPARSLAPAIVGGHWQHLWLYPASTILGALLAVPIWQLLRGDESQNTTST from the coding sequence ATGAGAAAGGCGCTGGCAGAATTCCTCGGCACCTTCGCGATCGTCTTCGCGGGGACCGGTGCGATCGTGATCGATCAGGCCAGCGGCGGGATGATCGGTCATCCGGGCATTGCTTTGGTCTTCGGACTCGTGGTGCTGGCGATGGTCTATACCTTTGGCGATATCAGCGGGGCGCACCTGAATCCTGCGGTGACGCTGGCCTTCGCGGCTTCCGGGCGTTTCGCTTGGCGAGGAACTCCGGGCTACATCGGCGCGCAGCTGGCGGGGGCCTTTGCCGCGAGCGGGGTGCTGCGTTTGCTCTTCCCCGGCTCCGCGAGCTTGGGGGCCACCTTGCCCGCTGGATCGGCGGGGCAAAGTTTCGTGCTGGAGCTGATCCTCACGGCGCTGCTGATGCTGGTAATCCTGAATGTCTCCAGCGGGGCCAAGGAAAAGGGCATCACGGCAGGTATCGTGGTGGGCTCGGTGATTGCCTTCGAGGCGATGTTTGCCGGGCCGATCTCAGGCGCCTCGATGAATCCCGCGCGCTCGCTTGCACCCGCGATCGTCGGCGGCCATTGGCAACATCTGTGGCTCTATCCCGCCTCGACCATTCTCGGAGCCCTGCTCGCGGTGCCGATCTGGCAGTTGCTCCGCGGCGATGAATCTCAGAATACCACGTCCACATGA
- a CDS encoding nucleoside deaminase, producing the protein MNEESRFLLEAITLAQANISKGGRPFGAVVVKDGEVIASGVNEIHSSHDPTAHAELTAIRAASQVLHSPDLRGCEVYASGHPCPMCMAAMRMAGIQAVTYAYTNEDGAPYGLSTAAIYAELARPFAEQSMAIRHLPQRLGQHPDIYAEWQSAHTGGQDH; encoded by the coding sequence GGCCAATATCAGCAAAGGCGGACGCCCTTTCGGAGCGGTCGTCGTGAAGGACGGAGAGGTGATCGCCAGCGGGGTGAATGAGATCCACAGCTCTCATGATCCCACCGCTCATGCGGAACTCACCGCAATCCGCGCGGCAAGCCAGGTACTGCATTCTCCGGATCTCCGTGGCTGCGAGGTCTATGCCAGCGGTCATCCTTGCCCGATGTGCATGGCGGCGATGCGGATGGCGGGAATCCAGGCGGTGACCTATGCCTACACCAATGAAGATGGCGCTCCTTACGGCCTGTCCACGGCGGCCATCTATGCGGAGTTGGCAAGGCCCTTCGCCGAGCAGTCGATGGCGATTCGCCATCTGCCGCAAAGACTCGGGCAGCATCCGGACATCTACGCGGAGTGGCAGTCGGCCCATACGGGCGGGCAAGATCATTGA
- a CDS encoding arsenate reductase ArsC encodes MNRAKKPLVLILCTGNSCRSHMAEGILRAAAGDLLNVQSAGSKPAGYVHPLAIKALEEIGIDISGHHSKHMDEFLTQEVGIVITVCGNADQACPMFPGQLQRHHWGFDDPAHATGTEAEQMLVFRRVRDEIKMVFEAYAAGRRDSIAQLEVG; translated from the coding sequence ATGAACCGAGCCAAGAAGCCTCTCGTCCTGATCCTCTGCACTGGAAACTCCTGCCGCAGCCACATGGCAGAAGGTATCCTGCGGGCCGCCGCCGGAGACCTCCTGAATGTCCAGAGCGCCGGCTCGAAGCCTGCCGGCTACGTTCACCCTCTCGCCATCAAGGCGCTCGAGGAGATCGGCATCGACATCTCCGGACATCACTCGAAGCACATGGACGAGTTCCTGACGCAAGAGGTCGGGATCGTTATCACCGTCTGTGGCAATGCCGACCAAGCCTGCCCGATGTTCCCCGGACAGCTGCAACGCCATCACTGGGGCTTCGATGACCCGGCGCATGCTACAGGCACGGAGGCAGAGCAGATGCTGGTCTTCCGCCGGGTCCGCGATGAGATCAAGATGGTCTTCGAGGCCTATGCAGCGGGACGGCGTGATTCGATCGCGCAGCTTGAGGTCGGTTGA
- a CDS encoding RNA polymerase sigma factor: METSVPSDHELLSQWLREHREAAFHSLVERYTALVHATARRTCGDESIATEASQLTFITLAAKASTLLTCASLGGWLHATAMMHARNLARKSRREDRKRHYLQLAMETSALDPASTSVWKEMEPLLDEALAALPAKDREALLLRFYRSLTIREIATTLGIATAAAQKRVDRATERLRAHLARRGCQAGGTLAAAMLTGFASDAQAVLPAASSLASKALATSATAAGAGAGALASFTAILTATVLKKTTLLVLLLALGLGWRFLPNLDGRKADLTARASDETSPALAIAESSGAKTEARPQKVSDEQSRLEPADPVERSPSEIRKALMARAREIIDKDLGGVTDRDKEVLLAAMREFDALMVGGLSDQHPRMLVSLATFSRKIDRLSAYSEVEWKADAAAFLQSRLAEVEALPDGASTAALRRRWVRDQSRDDLPEALVLRTVRPFGPTAGTKEGLRDDLNRWIKSFEGPAK; encoded by the coding sequence ATGGAAACGAGCGTGCCATCCGATCACGAACTCCTGAGCCAGTGGCTCCGCGAGCATCGTGAAGCCGCATTCCACTCCCTCGTGGAGCGGTACACCGCGCTCGTCCACGCCACTGCCCGCAGGACCTGTGGCGATGAATCCATCGCGACGGAAGCATCGCAGCTCACCTTCATTACCCTCGCGGCAAAGGCATCGACGCTGCTGACCTGCGCATCACTCGGCGGATGGCTCCACGCCACTGCCATGATGCATGCGAGGAATCTCGCCCGGAAATCCCGACGTGAGGACCGGAAGCGCCATTACCTGCAACTTGCCATGGAAACTTCAGCTCTGGATCCCGCGAGCACGAGTGTCTGGAAAGAAATGGAACCCCTGCTCGATGAAGCACTCGCCGCCCTCCCTGCGAAGGACCGCGAGGCATTGCTCCTCCGCTTCTATCGCTCGCTCACCATTCGTGAGATCGCCACTACGCTTGGCATCGCTACCGCCGCGGCACAGAAGAGGGTGGATCGTGCCACCGAGCGGCTCCGTGCCCATCTCGCCCGGCGGGGCTGCCAGGCTGGCGGCACACTCGCCGCCGCCATGCTCACCGGCTTCGCCTCAGATGCACAGGCAGTACTTCCCGCGGCATCCAGTCTCGCCTCGAAGGCCCTGGCCACTAGCGCCACTGCTGCCGGTGCCGGGGCGGGTGCACTCGCCAGCTTCACTGCTATCCTCACTGCCACCGTCTTGAAAAAAACCACACTCCTCGTCCTCCTCCTCGCCCTTGGTCTTGGTTGGCGATTCCTTCCTAACCTCGATGGGAGGAAGGCTGACTTAACCGCCAGAGCTTCTGACGAAACCAGCCCAGCCTTGGCGATCGCGGAGAGCAGCGGTGCCAAGACAGAAGCAAGGCCCCAGAAGGTATCCGACGAACAATCGCGACTCGAACCGGCCGATCCCGTCGAGCGTTCTCCCTCGGAGATTCGCAAGGCATTGATGGCGAGAGCTCGCGAGATCATTGACAAGGATCTCGGTGGGGTGACGGATCGGGACAAGGAAGTACTCTTGGCTGCGATGCGTGAATTTGATGCACTCATGGTAGGCGGGCTCAGTGACCAGCATCCCAGGATGTTGGTGAGCCTGGCCACATTCAGCCGTAAGATTGACCGCCTCTCTGCCTACAGTGAGGTAGAATGGAAGGCAGATGCGGCCGCTTTCCTACAGAGCCGCTTGGCCGAGGTCGAAGCCTTGCCCGATGGCGCCTCCACTGCCGCGCTTCGCAGGCGCTGGGTGCGGGACCAATCCCGTGATGACCTTCCCGAGGCCCTCGTGCTCCGCACCGTCCGCCCCTTCGGCCCGACAGCAGGCACAAAGGAAGGACTCCGCGATGACCTGAACCGGTGGATCAAGTCCTTCGAAGGACCCGCGAAGTAG
- a CDS encoding ArsR/SmtB family transcription factor: MTDVVTFSKILSDETRWRILRLIKQEALCVCELADILEMPQSSVSSHVQVIRKAGLLESEKREKWTYFRIEARYLKPIAQLEAFFHEDNANHPWREDEDKMSKRLEERADSCCPGPIQLKPRRSRTITGPNRR, translated from the coding sequence ATGACTGACGTCGTTACGTTCTCCAAGATCCTCTCCGACGAGACGAGGTGGCGGATCCTGCGCTTGATCAAGCAGGAAGCGCTCTGCGTTTGCGAGTTGGCGGACATCCTTGAAATGCCGCAGTCCTCGGTCTCCAGCCATGTGCAGGTGATCCGGAAGGCAGGGCTTCTGGAAAGCGAGAAGCGGGAGAAGTGGACCTACTTCCGGATCGAAGCCCGCTACCTGAAGCCGATCGCCCAGTTGGAAGCCTTCTTCCATGAGGACAACGCGAATCACCCGTGGCGGGAGGACGAGGACAAGATGAGCAAGCGCTTGGAAGAGCGAGCGGACAGCTGCTGCCCGGGGCCGATCCAACTCAAGCCGCGACGCTCCCGAACCATCACCGGACCAAACAGAAGATGA
- a CDS encoding helix-turn-helix domain-containing protein produces MSKNSALKLGVVVRESYLRSRFSVFEGVMDYCLENTGLKAFLIPLQEGCEPAPDALAEVSGVVIWAAPSDGAWVLPLWERGVPVVSCNNAFNGQVPTVSAGEPYELAYQYLLSLQRHTIGFVTRPEIDEECRVRFNSRIESEERQARIFKGVRKDPGRFPEHLLAGTDEVELERFLISLPKPAALWCIHDEMAALVWRKAEELGISVPGELALLGMGDHPCAVHSTPGISTVRIPGIQLGQAAARLLHGHLFGSSMLTHDLTFSTEQGALLVERLSTGGSNPINRGIQRAWRLLENYPSEGLTVDCLIEKSRASRATFYKEFERAFNMPPGKAIRLFRTKKAKEHLLSTDLPISQIGRMCGFSSESDFSNFFKRETGQTPKEWRRSRQLHEGGCTEGDERI; encoded by the coding sequence TTGAGCAAGAATTCTGCCCTGAAACTGGGTGTTGTCGTCCGGGAAAGCTACCTGAGAAGCCGCTTCAGCGTGTTCGAAGGGGTGATGGACTACTGTCTGGAAAATACCGGACTGAAGGCGTTTCTGATCCCGCTCCAAGAAGGCTGCGAACCCGCTCCAGACGCTCTGGCAGAGGTCTCGGGCGTGGTGATCTGGGCCGCGCCCAGCGATGGCGCATGGGTGCTGCCCCTTTGGGAACGAGGCGTCCCTGTGGTGAGCTGCAACAATGCCTTCAACGGGCAAGTCCCGACCGTTTCCGCCGGCGAGCCCTACGAGCTGGCCTACCAATATCTGCTCAGCCTCCAGCGGCACACCATTGGTTTCGTCACGCGACCGGAGATCGATGAGGAATGCAGGGTGCGATTCAATAGCCGCATCGAGTCGGAAGAGCGGCAGGCAAGGATCTTCAAGGGTGTGCGCAAGGATCCCGGCCGCTTCCCCGAGCACCTGCTGGCAGGCACGGACGAGGTCGAACTCGAGCGCTTCCTGATCAGCCTGCCAAAGCCCGCCGCGCTCTGGTGCATCCATGATGAGATGGCAGCGCTCGTCTGGCGCAAGGCGGAGGAGCTCGGTATCAGCGTGCCCGGCGAACTCGCGCTGCTGGGCATGGGCGACCATCCCTGTGCGGTGCATAGCACGCCCGGCATCTCCACGGTGAGGATCCCCGGCATCCAGCTCGGCCAGGCAGCGGCGCGGCTGCTGCACGGGCATCTGTTCGGCTCCAGCATGCTGACCCACGATCTAACATTCTCCACCGAACAGGGGGCGTTGTTGGTAGAACGTCTCTCGACCGGTGGATCGAATCCGATCAACCGCGGCATCCAGAGGGCTTGGCGCCTGCTGGAGAATTACCCTTCCGAAGGCCTCACCGTAGACTGCCTGATTGAGAAATCCCGCGCGTCCCGGGCGACCTTTTACAAGGAGTTCGAGCGCGCCTTCAACATGCCGCCCGGCAAGGCAATCCGCCTCTTCCGGACAAAGAAAGCGAAGGAACATCTGCTCAGCACGGACCTGCCGATTTCCCAGATCGGCCGCATGTGCGGCTTCTCAAGCGAGAGCGATTTCTCGAACTTCTTCAAGCGGGAGACCGGGCAAACTCCAAAGGAGTGGCGGAGATCGCGGCAGCTCCATGAGGGCGGCTGCACCGAGGGCGATGAACGGATATAG
- a CDS encoding DUF6428 family protein: protein MKLSELKSLLSEHSARFFRIQLPDGAAVPLSFHVTEVGRVHKTFLDCGGTLRELTTCQLQVWVGPDYDHRIETGKMAAILEKAKAYLPDESVPVEVEYEDRVISQYAIEDHEITDEAVILKLAHKHTECLAPELCGLPALTRLPAIGGSKVPCCGPGGC, encoded by the coding sequence ATGAAACTTTCAGAACTCAAGTCACTGCTTAGCGAGCACTCCGCGCGCTTCTTCCGCATCCAGCTGCCCGATGGCGCGGCCGTTCCCCTTTCCTTCCACGTCACGGAGGTCGGCCGCGTTCACAAGACCTTCCTCGACTGCGGCGGCACGCTGCGGGAGCTGACCACTTGCCAGCTCCAGGTGTGGGTGGGGCCCGACTACGATCACCGGATCGAGACCGGCAAGATGGCTGCGATCCTGGAGAAGGCGAAGGCTTACCTGCCGGATGAAAGCGTCCCCGTGGAGGTGGAATACGAGGACCGGGTGATCTCCCAATACGCCATCGAGGATCACGAGATCACGGATGAAGCGGTGATCCTCAAGCTGGCGCACAAGCATACCGAGTGTCTGGCCCCCGAGCTCTGCGGCCTGCCTGCCCTTACCCGCCTGCCCGCCATCGGTGGGAGCAAGGTGCCGTGCTGCGGTCCGGGCGGTTGTTGA
- a CDS encoding ankyrin repeat domain-containing protein yields MTTPSIPPLVTAAERGDLAAIEQLLAQGTSIDARDSSGRTALMAATQRNDVALAKRLIEAGSDVNARDAVMLTPYLCAGANGFSEIFKATIAAGADRASVNRFGGTPLLPSSEKGFLRTVRICLAAGISVNRANDLGWSALLEAVILGDGGRLYADVIEALLEAGADPHLKDRDGKSSIEHARELGQHRVLAIFRDHPEANNPVAGAIKQAKELEKGESYEEAMSVIDATLANHPQDLDLLYYRGYYLYELGRAEESIRSFEEALALQPGEIEFHFYIAYAYRMLRQPEAALAAFDAGINKEPELGFLRYHKSNYLRELGRHEEAVEVMDELLARQPHRYDYSFHKANSLRSLGRHEEAIVAIENAIAADPGNPLYQRHRMDSLRLLGS; encoded by the coding sequence ATGACGACGCCATCCATTCCACCGTTGGTCACTGCGGCCGAAAGAGGTGACCTCGCCGCGATCGAGCAGCTCTTGGCCCAAGGCACTTCGATCGATGCGAGAGACTCGTCCGGCAGGACCGCATTAATGGCTGCCACCCAGCGGAACGACGTGGCATTGGCGAAGCGGCTCATTGAGGCGGGTAGCGATGTCAATGCGCGCGATGCGGTGATGCTGACTCCCTATCTGTGCGCCGGTGCCAATGGCTTCAGCGAGATCTTCAAGGCTACCATCGCGGCCGGAGCGGATCGCGCGAGCGTCAATCGGTTTGGCGGCACGCCACTGCTGCCATCGAGCGAGAAAGGCTTTCTCCGGACCGTCCGCATCTGCCTGGCCGCGGGAATCTCCGTCAACCGGGCGAACGACCTCGGCTGGTCCGCACTCCTGGAAGCCGTGATTCTCGGCGATGGCGGACGGCTCTATGCCGATGTGATCGAGGCGCTGTTAGAAGCCGGAGCCGACCCTCACTTGAAGGATCGCGATGGCAAGTCGTCGATCGAGCATGCGCGCGAACTCGGCCAGCATCGAGTCCTGGCAATCTTCCGCGATCATCCTGAAGCAAACAACCCTGTCGCCGGAGCGATCAAGCAGGCGAAGGAACTGGAGAAGGGCGAGAGCTATGAGGAAGCGATGTCCGTGATTGATGCCACCCTCGCGAATCATCCGCAGGATCTCGATCTCCTCTACTATCGCGGCTACTACCTCTACGAGCTTGGAAGAGCCGAGGAATCGATCCGATCCTTCGAGGAAGCACTCGCGCTACAGCCTGGCGAGATCGAGTTCCATTTCTACATCGCCTACGCCTATCGGATGCTGCGGCAGCCCGAAGCCGCACTGGCGGCATTTGATGCAGGAATCAACAAGGAGCCCGAACTGGGCTTCCTCCGCTATCACAAGTCGAACTACCTCCGCGAGCTCGGTCGCCATGAAGAAGCCGTGGAGGTGATGGACGAGTTGCTGGCACGACAGCCACACCGCTACGATTACTCCTTCCACAAGGCCAACAGCCTTCGCTCTCTCGGTCGGCACGAAGAAGCTATCGTCGCGATCGAAAATGCGATCGCAGCCGACCCCGGCAACCCTCTCTATCAACGCCACAGGATGGATTCGCTCCGCTTGCTCGGGAGTTGA